From one Microcoleus sp. bin38.metabat.b11b12b14.051 genomic stretch:
- a CDS encoding HAS-barrel domain-containing protein, producing MRLPLPQFTTKERHPDRIAEVIETATTEFLAQCLEPDDLSFPVMPPFGSWVKAEDEESKNQIYGVVYHATTSPIDSVHRARALGLSLEELREEQPQIFAMLKTEFRVAIVGFEKPPERFNGHGPSRGTIYQYLPPRPPQIHQAVYRCEPDEVIDFTVQLDFLRTLLGVTNAPVDALAAATIREIYQLRMRDRSWLVEAGRNLSVLLKDDYDRLRVILSQIHP from the coding sequence ATGCGTTTACCTTTACCCCAATTTACAACAAAAGAGCGCCATCCCGATCGCATTGCCGAAGTCATCGAGACAGCAACTACGGAGTTTTTGGCTCAATGTTTAGAACCGGATGACTTGAGTTTTCCGGTGATGCCGCCTTTTGGGAGTTGGGTGAAGGCGGAAGATGAAGAATCAAAAAATCAAATCTACGGCGTGGTTTACCATGCTACCACTAGCCCGATCGACTCTGTGCACAGAGCTCGCGCCTTGGGTTTGTCGCTGGAAGAGTTGCGGGAAGAACAACCGCAGATTTTTGCGATGCTCAAAACCGAGTTTAGAGTGGCGATTGTGGGGTTTGAGAAGCCACCGGAAAGGTTCAACGGCCACGGCCCATCTAGGGGTACAATTTATCAGTATTTGCCGCCACGCCCGCCACAAATTCACCAAGCAGTTTATCGCTGCGAACCGGATGAGGTGATTGATTTTACGGTACAGTTGGATTTTTTGAGGACGCTGCTGGGAGTGACAAATGCGCCTGTGGATGCACTGGCGGCGGCGACGATTCGGGAGATTTATCAGTTGCGAATGCGCGATCGATCTTGGTTGGTAGAAGCCGGGAGAAATTTAAGTGTTTTGTTGAAAGATGATTATGACAGATTGCGGGTGATTTTGAGCCAGATTCATCCGTAG
- a CDS encoding Rieske (2Fe-2S) protein, which yields MYKSFRIAIALQNRQSIRHNLFKPKNHMWVEITALNQIPESDILKVKVEETSLILNRQGANVTCYRNACTHLEYPIDMGRVSDGIITCPFHKYRYKLDTGKCLNAPSDSLESYPVKIEGEIVFVEIGS from the coding sequence ATGTACAAATCATTTAGGATTGCTATAGCACTTCAGAATCGCCAATCAATCCGTCATAATTTATTTAAGCCTAAAAATCATATGTGGGTAGAAATAACAGCGCTAAATCAGATTCCCGAATCGGATATTTTGAAGGTAAAAGTTGAGGAAACTTCACTAATTTTGAATCGCCAAGGTGCGAATGTCACTTGTTACCGCAATGCTTGCACTCATTTGGAATATCCGATCGATATGGGTAGGGTAAGTGACGGCATTATTACCTGTCCTTTTCACAAATATCGGTACAAATTAGATACGGGTAAATGTTTGAATGCACCCAGTGATTCGCTAGAGTCTTATCCGGTGAAGATTGAGGGCGAGATCGTTTTTGTAGAAATTGGTTCGTAG
- a CDS encoding TIGR02921 family PEP-CTERM protein, with product MKAKQVFDAIFKIIFWVWNLTFLSIVYLGILPYLAIPLIQATIDGIIPLEFSLTLTALIAVPTVFTIVGAKRFQKQPLQLMRLFYGVEAPLFLLCLIRLFMLRELNPASSLIIATIALCIAAFFVEMLYGYLGKKENVQDISTSQDDGNRKPRSIGFMGNQRSAWIQLALHSLMLLVGTWAATLLMFYALPVALVIIVGFFSFTWVTPLIESLKYSSFAIIWWVPLSLILFGLTSSLFVLMPSLYGFLYIQSGRKILNSFASQYGKNQAIIGSLGVMAAWLAIFAALLQQPQIQAMKMLATPAANETARQTLLAKSDMIRSGLVNAYLSPYRYLSTVGENNHIYQIYKNTFSLSDAAARNVQNSYNFIMSPFLYQGSTSDVKKAEKLYGEFFDTEIQKGDAAAVKYAVQSTSNREEAKAGLLNVNQEKVWLESQEVTVTEKGDWADVQLYEVYKNQTPNLQEVFYYFSLPESATVTGVWLGDTGNLNKRFAFTVSPRGAAQQVYNQQVRENVDPALLEQIGPKQYRLRAFPIPAKREFSRTQTNAPTEMNMWLTYKVMRQPQGWAMPVLAEKRNIFWNQNTRRVIGGKEIKYSPKEAKEIWLPEFVPSASQQQPIPRLANLPGENTISAKPLVDANYSLPQGKKFAVILDTSRSMAGENKEVKETFEWLKANSLKANSVDLYVASAAGMPPKLVEDLRSFDVGKLTFYGTLQLKNILQQFAQLRGDKTYDTVFLVSDRHSYELADDRKTTVSIASPLWTVHLGGLPPGYDDATLKLIQDSGGGVSTDIKEAMQRVATTTASGKSVISVVDGYVWSYSKTPKATTAVAKITDGDNEGFKPIAARQLITALSKQKTANQLTQLDAMHSLAKTFKVVTPYSSMIVLVNDAQRAQLKAAEAKSDRFERKVESGKEELTKPSNPLNVSGVPEPEEWLLLIFGAIGLLGVFIRQQRAKIVG from the coding sequence ATGAAAGCCAAGCAGGTATTTGATGCAATTTTTAAAATCATTTTTTGGGTGTGGAACCTGACATTTTTGTCAATAGTCTATCTCGGGATTTTGCCCTACCTGGCAATCCCGTTAATCCAAGCCACAATAGATGGAATAATTCCCCTAGAATTTTCCTTAACCCTAACAGCACTGATAGCAGTACCGACAGTATTTACCATAGTTGGGGCAAAGCGTTTTCAAAAGCAACCGCTACAGCTAATGCGGTTATTTTACGGAGTAGAAGCACCGTTATTTTTACTCTGCTTAATCAGGCTGTTCATGCTGCGAGAACTGAATCCAGCCAGCTCGCTAATTATCGCAACAATCGCTTTGTGCATCGCAGCATTTTTTGTAGAGATGCTGTACGGATATCTGGGAAAAAAAGAAAACGTTCAAGATATTTCAACCTCTCAAGATGATGGCAACAGAAAGCCCCGCTCGATTGGATTCATGGGAAACCAGCGAAGTGCGTGGATACAGTTAGCATTGCACAGCTTAATGTTGTTAGTGGGAACTTGGGCAGCAACATTGCTGATGTTTTACGCTCTACCTGTCGCACTTGTGATAATAGTTGGATTTTTTAGTTTTACCTGGGTGACACCACTTATAGAGTCTCTAAAGTACAGTTCATTTGCGATAATTTGGTGGGTGCCATTATCCTTGATTCTGTTTGGTCTTACTTCGAGCTTATTCGTCCTAATGCCTTCGCTTTACGGATTTCTCTACATCCAATCTGGACGAAAAATATTAAACAGTTTCGCTTCCCAATACGGGAAAAATCAAGCAATCATAGGCAGCTTGGGAGTTATGGCGGCTTGGCTGGCGATTTTCGCAGCTTTGCTACAGCAGCCCCAAATTCAAGCGATGAAAATGCTGGCGACTCCCGCAGCCAATGAGACTGCCCGTCAAACTTTATTAGCCAAGTCTGATATGATTCGATCGGGCTTAGTTAACGCTTATTTATCTCCGTACCGCTATCTCAGCACTGTGGGAGAAAACAATCACATTTATCAGATATACAAAAATACTTTCAGTTTGTCTGACGCAGCGGCTCGCAATGTGCAGAACAGCTACAATTTTATAATGTCGCCGTTTTTGTATCAAGGCTCAACTTCCGATGTCAAAAAAGCCGAAAAACTTTACGGCGAATTCTTCGATACCGAAATCCAAAAAGGTGACGCAGCAGCAGTCAAGTACGCGGTACAGTCAACATCTAACCGCGAAGAAGCCAAAGCTGGTTTGCTGAATGTCAATCAGGAAAAAGTATGGCTAGAATCGCAAGAAGTGACAGTCACAGAAAAGGGCGATTGGGCTGACGTTCAACTCTACGAAGTTTACAAAAATCAAACGCCCAACTTGCAAGAAGTATTTTACTACTTTTCCCTGCCGGAAAGTGCCACAGTTACAGGAGTTTGGTTGGGTGATACTGGCAATTTGAACAAGCGTTTTGCATTTACTGTGTCGCCCAGAGGTGCCGCACAGCAAGTTTATAACCAGCAGGTGAGAGAAAATGTAGATCCGGCTTTGCTTGAACAAATTGGCCCGAAACAATACCGCTTGCGAGCTTTTCCAATTCCAGCTAAACGAGAGTTTTCGCGCACGCAAACTAACGCGCCAACGGAAATGAATATGTGGCTGACTTACAAAGTTATGCGACAGCCGCAGGGTTGGGCTATGCCTGTTTTGGCTGAAAAACGCAATATTTTTTGGAATCAAAATACTCGCCGAGTCATAGGCGGAAAGGAGATTAAATACAGCCCGAAAGAGGCTAAAGAAATTTGGCTGCCGGAATTTGTGCCATCAGCTTCGCAGCAGCAACCAATACCGCGTTTAGCGAATTTGCCCGGGGAAAATACAATTTCGGCTAAGCCACTGGTTGATGCAAATTACTCGCTACCCCAGGGCAAAAAGTTTGCAGTGATTCTCGATACTTCCCGCAGCATGGCGGGGGAAAATAAGGAGGTTAAGGAGACTTTTGAATGGTTGAAAGCGAATAGTTTAAAAGCAAATTCGGTTGATTTGTATGTGGCGAGTGCTGCGGGGATGCCGCCGAAGTTGGTGGAAGATTTGCGGAGTTTTGATGTGGGAAAGTTGACGTTTTATGGTACGCTCCAACTTAAGAATATTCTGCAACAGTTTGCACAGTTGCGCGGTGATAAGACTTACGATACTGTATTCTTGGTGAGCGATCGCCACAGTTACGAGTTAGCGGACGATCGCAAAACCACCGTTTCTATAGCCTCGCCCCTATGGACAGTGCATTTGGGAGGTTTGCCCCCCGGTTATGACGACGCAACTTTAAAGCTGATTCAAGATAGTGGCGGCGGAGTTTCTACGGATATCAAAGAGGCGATGCAGCGAGTGGCGACGACAACAGCATCGGGTAAGTCTGTAATCAGTGTTGTTGATGGTTATGTTTGGAGTTACAGCAAAACGCCGAAGGCGACGACAGCGGTTGCAAAAATTACAGATGGTGATAATGAAGGTTTTAAACCGATAGCTGCGCGGCAGTTGATAACTGCACTTAGCAAGCAGAAAACTGCTAATCAGTTGACTCAGTTGGATGCGATGCACTCGTTGGCTAAAACCTTTAAAGTGGTGACGCCCTATTCTTCGATGATTGTGTTGGTTAATGACGCGCAAAGGGCACAGCTAAAGGCGGCGGAAGCTAAGAGCGATCGATTTGAAAGAAAGGTAGAATCGGGTAAGGAGGAGTTGACGAAACCTAGCAATCCTTTGAATGTTTCTGGGGTGCCTGAGCCGGAAGAATGGCTGCTTTTGATTTTTGGGGCGATCGGGCTTTTGGGGGTTTTCATCCGTCAGCAGCGGGCGAAAATTGTAGGTTGA
- the xrtO gene encoding exosortase O: protein MSSDIMQRTNVPNSGISDSVSPTQGVNLVWLAPFLLALAWFWANISAVKWLLSSFVEIPTLYKIAIGFLIVALVVRSLNSGDRPRAFSTNFVLRRNPLLLMLGAGVLSIAAGCTINIPQVSVMLFILGTYGLCGFFAEPNFWQKNLPIAGLVGCLLSFSNQFNSGLGLPARVMTAHLVEQLLSILHVGAISSYDILILENGIAHVDVPCSGIKTLLVGTLFLLFATWLESRKLSFKWLAVCAANLLMLLSANALRVVVLVLVAQVWQQPTYAEILHVPLGIVGLVCACFLSWLMLQQVPKFRITQQIDFDSQRDPEILKNQPQAKAGVIATVAVLAVISQLYHVESTKIAIAPLTLSKQIVSESIPLNPSEQRFFGNYPDTKAEKKRFVSGNLRGSMLAVASTSWQTYHAPELCFVTSGISVNRIEQKQLTPAVTARWLSLKDNQLSATYWLQSSQQTTDNFLSRIGSDITHRNQTWVLVSILFDSSVNPENPDVEEFTANVHNAVKQSLKGGKHESQAGI from the coding sequence ATGTCAAGCGATATCATGCAGCGCACCAATGTTCCAAATTCGGGAATTTCAGATTCTGTTAGTCCCACTCAGGGGGTTAATTTGGTTTGGCTGGCTCCTTTTTTGCTAGCGCTTGCTTGGTTTTGGGCCAATATCTCTGCTGTTAAGTGGCTGTTATCGTCGTTTGTTGAGATACCGACACTGTACAAGATAGCAATTGGTTTTCTGATTGTAGCATTAGTAGTGCGATCGCTCAATTCGGGCGATCGGCCGCGGGCATTTTCGACAAACTTCGTTTTGAGGCGCAATCCGCTGCTGTTAATGTTGGGTGCAGGCGTTTTGTCGATCGCCGCAGGGTGCACAATTAATATCCCGCAAGTTAGCGTAATGCTATTTATCCTCGGAACTTACGGGCTGTGCGGCTTCTTTGCGGAACCGAATTTTTGGCAAAAAAACTTGCCAATTGCCGGCTTGGTGGGTTGTCTTTTATCCTTCAGCAATCAGTTTAATAGCGGCCTGGGCTTACCAGCGCGAGTGATGACTGCTCATCTAGTAGAACAGTTGCTCTCAATCCTGCACGTGGGAGCTATTTCTTCTTACGATATCCTGATTTTGGAAAACGGCATTGCTCACGTTGATGTACCTTGCAGCGGCATTAAAACCCTGTTAGTCGGGACGCTATTTTTGCTATTCGCTACTTGGTTAGAAAGCCGAAAATTGAGTTTTAAATGGCTGGCAGTATGTGCTGCTAACTTGTTAATGTTGTTGTCTGCTAACGCTTTGCGGGTTGTCGTGTTAGTGCTGGTTGCCCAAGTTTGGCAACAGCCAACCTATGCAGAAATCCTCCACGTACCTCTGGGAATTGTCGGTTTAGTCTGCGCTTGTTTTTTGAGTTGGTTGATGCTGCAACAAGTTCCCAAATTTCGGATAACACAACAAATTGATTTTGACTCGCAACGAGATCCTGAAATACTGAAAAATCAGCCTCAGGCAAAAGCCGGAGTAATTGCGACGGTGGCTGTTCTTGCAGTGATTTCTCAATTGTATCATGTAGAAAGTACAAAAATAGCGATCGCCCCCCTGACACTTTCCAAACAAATCGTATCCGAATCAATTCCCCTAAATCCCAGCGAACAAAGATTTTTTGGCAATTACCCAGACACAAAAGCCGAAAAAAAGAGATTTGTGTCAGGTAACTTGCGCGGTTCCATGCTCGCAGTCGCCAGCACATCTTGGCAGACTTATCACGCACCCGAGTTATGCTTTGTAACCAGTGGCATCTCCGTCAATCGGATAGAACAAAAACAGCTAACTCCTGCCGTAACCGCTCGCTGGCTGTCTCTGAAGGACAACCAACTATCCGCTACATACTGGCTGCAATCTTCGCAGCAAACAACCGATAACTTCTTATCGCGCATCGGCAGCGACATCACCCATCGCAATCAGACTTGGGTGCTAGTTTCCATTCTTTTTGACAGTTCCGTAAATCCTGAAAATCCCGATGTAGAAGAGTTTACTGCTAACGTACATAATGCTGTTAAACAAAGCTTAAAAGGAGGAAAACATGAAAGCCAAGCAGGTATTTGA
- the smpB gene encoding SsrA-binding protein SmpB: MSEKTTGYKILSDNRQARHLYEIIDTYQVGIELKGTEVKSIREGKANLRDGYALVKNGEIWLLNVHISPWRSASNYFNHEPRRTRKLLMHKQEIRKLIGKVEEKGLTLVPLKMYLKGGWVKLDIGLGKGKKLHDKREDLKKREDKRDMERAMKQF; the protein is encoded by the coding sequence ATGAGCGAAAAAACTACAGGATACAAAATTCTTAGCGACAACCGACAAGCGCGCCATCTGTATGAAATTATAGATACATATCAGGTTGGGATTGAGCTAAAGGGAACCGAAGTCAAATCAATTCGGGAAGGAAAAGCCAATTTGCGGGACGGATACGCTTTGGTGAAGAATGGCGAAATATGGCTGCTCAACGTTCATATCTCGCCCTGGAGAAGTGCTAGCAACTATTTTAATCACGAGCCTCGCCGCACCCGCAAATTGCTGATGCACAAGCAAGAAATTCGCAAATTAATCGGCAAAGTGGAAGAAAAAGGCTTAACTTTAGTGCCGTTAAAAATGTATTTGAAAGGTGGTTGGGTAAAACTTGATATCGGTTTGGGGAAAGGCAAAAAACTGCACGACAAGCGCGAAGATTTGAAAAAACGCGAAGACAAGCGCGATATGGAACGCGCGATGAAGCAATTTTAG
- a CDS encoding Osc7112_2153 family protein codes for MKRTLLLSSTILAIITVLELSQASQAVPTSVDVKPTVNESVETPFNSNQSTWRRCTDRGRDYACPRFVTPTDSEE; via the coding sequence ATGAAACGCACACTTTTGCTTTCATCAACCATACTGGCAATCATAACGGTACTGGAGCTCAGTCAAGCCTCACAAGCGGTGCCAACTTCTGTGGATGTTAAACCCACAGTCAATGAATCAGTGGAAACGCCCTTCAACTCGAATCAGTCAACGTGGCGGCGGTGTACCGATAGAGGTAGAGATTATGCGTGCCCGAGATTCGTCACGCCTACCGACAGCGAAGAATAA